In Euzebyales bacterium, one DNA window encodes the following:
- a CDS encoding HAMP domain-containing protein, translating into MTRRPPSGLARRLLAAHAVVIAVGATTLAAVAVLAGPSLFRSHVRAALGPLSDSAAAHLDEAFARALLLSLGVAVLAAAVTAFAVSWYVARRIARPVSRLADSARRVAAGDYHTRVPVPPVDDELAQVTRSFNRMAAALEDTDATRRRLLADLAHELRTPLATLEGYVEGLDDGVVAAEPATWRTLAEALARLRRLVDDLAVVSRVEGLPSDLQLQQITPGELVRQAVAAARPLAQRRGVRLHGDVTG; encoded by the coding sequence ATGACGCGACGGCCGCCGTCGGGGTTGGCGCGGCGGCTGCTCGCCGCGCATGCGGTGGTGATCGCGGTGGGCGCCACGACGCTGGCCGCCGTGGCGGTGCTGGCCGGCCCGAGCCTGTTTCGCAGCCACGTCCGCGCCGCGCTCGGGCCGCTGTCTGACAGCGCCGCGGCGCATCTCGACGAGGCGTTCGCCCGTGCACTGCTGCTGTCGCTGGGCGTGGCCGTGCTCGCCGCAGCGGTCACCGCGTTCGCGGTCAGCTGGTACGTCGCGCGGCGCATCGCCCGACCGGTCAGCCGGCTCGCGGACAGCGCCCGCCGCGTCGCTGCTGGCGATTACCACACGCGGGTGCCGGTGCCGCCGGTCGACGACGAGCTCGCACAGGTCACCCGCAGCTTCAACCGCATGGCCGCCGCACTGGAGGACACCGACGCCACCCGCCGCCGGCTGCTCGCCGACCTCGCCCACGAGCTACGCACACCCCTGGCGACCCTGGAAGGCTACGTCGAGGGGCTCGACGACGGCGTGGTGGCCGCCGAGCCGGCAACGTGGCGCACGCTGGCCGAGGCGCTCGCGCGGCTGCGCCGACTGGTCGACGACCTCGCAGTGGTGTCCCGCGTCGAAGGGTTGCCATCTGACCTGCAGCTGCAGCAGATCACGCCAGGCGAGCTCGTACGTCAGGCAGTGGCCGCGGCACGGCCGCTGGCGCAGCGACGCGGCGTGCGACTGCACGGCGACGTCACCGGC